Proteins encoded in a region of the Phaenicophaeus curvirostris isolate KB17595 chromosome 1, BPBGC_Pcur_1.0, whole genome shotgun sequence genome:
- the WDR3 gene encoding WD repeat-containing protein 3 encodes MGLTRQYLRYSPTALFGIVGSARGSAAFVGLRGERGRCVAVPACEHVFVWDTRKGEKVLILKGLKQEVSCLCPSPDGLHLAVGYEDGSIRIFSLLNGEANITFNGHKAAVTALQYDHLGGRLVSGSKDTDVIVWDVINESGLYRLRGHKDAVTQVLFLKEKNLLVTSGKDTLVKWWHLDTQHCFKTLVGHRAEVWGMALLSEEKRLITGSADSELRVWDITYIQEVKDPDEPESKKTKGASPGAEENMEEDDTIELDEHPEERIIKCSKVGSIMREGRDRVVSLATDRTGKILACHGTDAVLEVFSVLSEEEVQKKLEKKMKKAKKKNKQNSEEDPEPSVELSLQEEIQRITNIKASSKIKSFDLILSPKGELKIVLLLQNNVIESYNLNVSAQVPQAVRASKITIGGHRSDVRTLAFSSDNIAILSASAESVKIWNRSTLQCIRTMDCEYALCSLFVPGDRQVIVGTKTGKLQLYDLASGSLVEALNAHDGAVWSIALSPDQHGFVTGGADKCVKFWEFEFVKDESSAQKRLSMKHVRVLQLDEDVLCVRYSPNQKLLAVSLLDCTVKIFYVDTLKFFISLYGHKLPVLCMDISYDGTLIATGSADRNVKIWGLDFGDCHRSLFAHDDSVMYLQFVAKSHLFFTAGKDSKIKQWDADKFEHIQTLEGHHQEVWCLALSPNGDYVVSASHDKSLRLWGRTREPLVLEDEREMQREAEYEESVAKEEQPVVAGETQGETGLAGKKTIETIKATERIMEAIELYREETAKLKEHKAICKAAGKEVPFTANPILRAYGNITPSAYVLEVFKKVKSSELEESLLVLPFSYVPDLLRLFNEYIHLGSDVELLCRALLFLLKIHFGQITSNHMLVTVIEDLKKTTISRVSEARDVLGFNMAGLQYLKREIEAKDEVTFFADATDRFEEKKRKRKKKEKMVLAVL; translated from the exons GTTCTTATCCTCAAGGGTCTCAAGCAGGAGGTTAGTtgcctctgcccctctccagacGGGTTGCACTTGGCTGTTGGGTATGAAGATGGATCCATCCGTATCTTCAGCCTCCTGAACGGAGAAGCAAATATCACTTTCAATGGACACAAGGCTGCAGTTACAGCCCTGCAGTACGACCACCTCGGGGGGCGGCTGGTGTCTGGCTCAAAG GATACAGATGTCATTGTGTGGGATGTTATCAACGAGAGTGGTCTGTACCGGCTGAGAGGACACAAAGATGCTGTGACTCAAGTCCTTTTCCTGAAAGAGAAGAACCTGTTGGTCACCAG CGGCAAAGACACATTGGTGAAATGGTGGCATCTGGACACCCAGCACTGCTTCAAAACTCTGGTTGGACACCGTGCTGAG GTTTGGGGGATGGCATTGTTATCTGAGGAGAAGCGCCTGATCACTGGGAGTGCTGACAGTGAGCTGAGAGTGTGGGATATCACGTATATCCAAGAG GTAAAAGACCCTGATGAGCCAGAATCCAAGAAGACCAAAGGGGCTTCACctggagcagaagaaaacatggaAGAGGATGACACTATAGAGTTGGATGAGCATCCTGAGGAA CGTATCATAAAATGCAGCAAAGTTGGATCCATCATGCGGGAAGGGAGAGACCGAGTAGTTTCCCTTGCCACAGACCGAACAGGCAAGATTTTGGCCTGCCAC GGAACAGATGCTGTTCTGGAAGTATTCTCTGTCCTTTCTGAGGAGGAAGTCcaaaagaaactggaaaagaaaatgaagaaagcaaagaaaaaaaacaa ACAGAACTCTGAAGAGGATCCTGAACCGAGCGTGGAGCTGAGCCTACAGGAGGAGATTCAGCGGATCACTAACATCAAAGCTTCTTCTAAAATCAA GTCATTTGATTTGATTCTCTCTCCAAAAGGAGAGCTGAAGATTGTACTGCTGCTCCAGAACAACGTCATTGAGTCATACAACCTGAACGTATCAGCACAAGTCCCCCAGGCTGTCCGTGCGTCCAAGATAACAATTGGAGGCCACCGCAGTGATGTCAGGACATTGGCTTTTAGCTCTGACAACATTGCCATTCTCTCAGCATCTGCAGAGTCTGTAAAGATTTGGAACAG ATCAACCTTGCAGTGCATCCGGACAATGGACTGTGAGTATGCGCTCTGCTCGCTCTTTGTCCCAGGAGATCGACAGGTCATTGTTGGCACCAAG acagggaagctgcagctgtaTGACCTGGCTTCTGGAAGTCTGGTGGAGGCACTTAATGCTCATGATGGGGCGGTGTGGTCCATTGCTCTTTCACCAGACCAG cATGGCTTTGTGACTGGAGGTGCTGATAAATGTGTCAAGTTCTGGGAGTTTGAATTTGTGAAGGATGAGAGCAGTGCTCAgaaaag GCTCTCCATGAAGCACGTGCGTGTCTTGCAGCTGGATGAAGATGTTCTCTGTGTGCGGTACAGTCCCAACCAGAAACTGCTGGCTGTCTCCTTACTGGATTGCACTGTGAAGATTTTCTATGTAGACACTCTCAAG ttTTTCATCTCTCTGTATGGACACAAGCTGCCAGTGCTCTGTATGGACATCTCCTAT GACGGGACTCTAATTGCAACTGGCTCTGCTGACAGGAATGTGAAGATCTGGGGCTTGGATTTCGGGGACTGTCACCGCTCTCTCTTTGCCCATGATGACAG TGTGATGTATCTGCAGTTTGTGGCGAAATCGCATCTCTTCTTCACAGCTGGGAAGGACAGCAAGATTAAGCAGTGGGATGCAGATAAATTTGAGCACATCCAGACACTGGAG GGGCATCACCAGGAGGTGTGGTGCTTAGCACTCAGTCCCAATGGAGACTATGTGGTGTCAGCATCCCATGACAAGTCGCTGCGCCTCTGGGGAAGGACAAGGGAGCCGCTTGTTTTGGAAGACGAGAGGGAGATG CAACGAGAAGCTGAATATGAAGAGAGCGTGGCAAAGGAAGAGCAGCCTGTG GTGGCTGGAGAGACACAAGGAGAGACAGGGCTGGCAGGAAAGAAGACTATTGAAACCATCAAAGCG ACTGAGCGGATCATGGAAGCTATTGAGCTGTATAGAGAAGAGACGGCAAAACTGAAAGAACACAAGGCCATATGCAAAGCTGCAGGAAAAGAG GTTCCCTTTACTGCCAATCCCATCCTCCGTGCCTATGGAAATATTACA CCTTCTGCATATGTGCTAGAAGTTTTCAAGAAGGTCAAGTCGAG TGAGCTGGAAGAATCTCTCCTGGTGCTGCCCTTCTCCTATGTCCCTGACCTGCTCCGACTCTTCAATGAATATATTCACCTAGGTTCAGACGTTGAACTTTTGTGCCGAGCTCTCCTCTTCCTGCTCAA GATACATTTTGGGCAGATCACAAGCAACCACATGTTGGTGACAGTGATAGAAGATCTGAAGAAAACCACCATCTCCAGAGTCAGTGAGGCCCGG GACGTGCTGGGATTCAACATGGCAGggctccagtacctgaaaagggaGATTGAGGCCAAGGATGAAGTGACATTTTTTGCTGATGCTACTGACCGTTTcgaggagaagaagaggaagaggaagaagaaagagaagatggTTCTTGCAGTGCTCTAG